A genomic segment from Fibrobacterota bacterium encodes:
- a CDS encoding DUF1080 domain-containing protein produces MEIRKAFGVIIGVALAALSRGVCGPNDTDWVQMFNRVDLKDWDIKFTGHQLNDNYKNTFYVKDSLLMVDYSGYTGFNNEWGHAINKTKAYSYYLLRAEYSPGANQVSGGPSWAVQNNGLMLHSQSMATMTLNQDYPISLECQLKGSKNGATLNLCTPGTAYYATATGGSVNTTHCTDISASSSPSPAADTWAWASALVMSDSIIRHYNGKGAGGTPVLTYYRPVYYTGNVNNPPANTPANGTALKSGYIAIQAETAPYRFRRIEIVNLEGCMTAGNPNYKSYFVHNDPAACNTVNVGQPAGEDARFAISPAFATFAPARESRRMEIFGGDGRRVSSREVPSGAREAAMPGLPGGVYYVKLSAANGSLTRRLAVP; encoded by the coding sequence ATGGAAATCAGGAAGGCTTTCGGCGTGATCATCGGGGTGGCTTTGGCGGCGCTTTCGCGGGGCGTCTGCGGGCCGAACGACACCGATTGGGTCCAGATGTTCAACCGGGTGGACTTGAAGGATTGGGACATCAAGTTCACCGGGCATCAGCTGAACGACAATTACAAGAACACCTTCTACGTGAAGGACAGCCTGCTGATGGTGGACTATAGCGGCTATACCGGCTTCAACAACGAGTGGGGGCATGCCATCAACAAGACGAAGGCGTATTCCTATTACCTGCTGCGGGCGGAATACTCGCCGGGCGCCAACCAGGTTTCCGGGGGCCCGAGCTGGGCGGTCCAGAACAACGGTCTGATGTTGCATTCCCAATCCATGGCCACCATGACCCTGAACCAGGACTATCCCATCAGCCTGGAGTGCCAGCTCAAGGGATCCAAGAACGGAGCGACCTTGAACCTCTGTACGCCGGGCACTGCCTATTACGCCACGGCTACCGGGGGTTCCGTAAACACCACCCACTGCACGGACATTTCGGCAAGCAGTAGCCCTTCACCGGCTGCCGATACTTGGGCTTGGGCATCGGCTTTGGTGATGAGCGATTCCATCATACGCCATTATAACGGAAAAGGCGCCGGGGGTACCCCCGTTCTCACCTATTACCGTCCCGTGTACTATACCGGGAACGTGAACAATCCACCCGCCAACACCCCTGCCAACGGGACAGCGCTCAAGAGCGGGTACATCGCCATCCAGGCGGAAACCGCGCCCTACCGCTTCCGCAGGATCGAGATCGTGAACCTGGAAGGCTGCATGACCGCGGGGAATCCCAACTACAAGAGCTATTTCGTTCACAACGATCCGGCGGCCTGCAACACCGTTAACGTCGGGCAGCCAGCGGGAGAAGACGCGCGTTTCGCGATCAGCCCGGCCTTCGCCACCTTCGCCCCCGCCCGCGAATCGCGCCGGATGGAAATCTTCGGAGGCGATGGCCGCAGGGTTTCCTCGCGGGAGGTCCCCTCGGGAGCGCGGGAAGCCGCCATGCCGGGACTGCCCGGAGGCGTCTATTACGTCAAGCTTTCGGCGGCGAATGGGTCCCTGACCCGGCGTTTGGCCGTCCCATGA
- a CDS encoding DUF502 domain-containing protein, which yields MKGLVGNFLKGVLTLAPLIVTAWVIFTVFAKIDGWLHLPIPGLGFVITILFIVLVGALASNIFFSKLFTWFERIMSRLPVVKLMYFSIKDLINSFVGEKKMFNRPVMVALGHLPIGTETAPAPPGSDIKLLGFVTADTLEMIPEAADRVAVYMPQSYNMGGYLMLVPRDRITPLASAESAKLLAFIVSGGAARGPA from the coding sequence ATGAAGGGCCTTGTCGGCAACTTCCTCAAAGGCGTCCTCACCCTGGCGCCCCTCATCGTCACGGCTTGGGTCATCTTCACCGTCTTCGCCAAGATCGACGGATGGCTGCATCTTCCCATCCCTGGCTTGGGGTTCGTCATTACCATCCTCTTCATCGTGCTGGTGGGCGCGCTGGCCTCCAACATTTTCTTCTCCAAACTGTTCACCTGGTTCGAGCGCATCATGTCGCGCCTGCCGGTGGTGAAGCTGATGTATTTCTCCATCAAGGATTTGATCAATTCCTTCGTGGGCGAAAAGAAGATGTTCAACCGCCCGGTGATGGTGGCCCTGGGGCATTTGCCCATAGGCACCGAGACGGCGCCCGCGCCGCCGGGAAGCGATATCAAGCTGCTGGGCTTCGTCACCGCCGATACCTTGGAGATGATCCCCGAAGCCGCCGATCGCGTGGCTGTGTATATGCCGCAGTCGTACAACATGGGCGGATACCTGATGCTGGTGCCCCGCGACCGCATCACGCCCCTGGCTTCGGCGGAAAGCGCCAAGCTCTTGGCCTTCATCGTCTCGGGCGGTGCGGCCCGCGGCCCGGCTTAG
- a CDS encoding DUF4301 family protein, with product MKPSLDPSHVFAERDRAQLHAHGLTEERALAQLEAFRAGSRPTVLDRPCTVNDGIVRLSQAEADNLAALCSAAAAQGRCLFFVPASGAATRMFKGLSAIRQRSDRPDLAGLAKEAHRNADARETWEWFTHVREFAFYPPLRAAVARSGADPEASLAAGDYGTWLDALLGPQGLGYADQPKALIPFHASPQGPRLALEEHLAEAFALGRDAAGRCRLHFTVSPEHEAAILAALDRARRPYEAEGVRFEISLSTQKPSTDTLAADAENQPFRDADGRLFFRPAGHGALLENLHHTGGDLVFIKNIDNVVPESRRAPVLAFRRVLGGYLAHMQERIHAYSRALASDPDLRLVEEAAFFAGQRLGAVPPAPLQAPPANAEAVAAKAAWLARAFARPLRVCAMVRNTGEPGGGPFWVRHPDGSLRPQIVETAQVDLSQSAQRKILESATHFNPVDIACALRDPEGRPYQLQDFVDPSAALISEKSKDGKPLKALELPGLWNGSMAYWNTVFVEAPLETFNPVKTVNDLLRENHRG from the coding sequence CTGAAGCCGTCCCTGGATCCCTCCCACGTCTTCGCCGAGAGGGATCGCGCCCAACTGCACGCCCATGGCCTCACGGAAGAGCGCGCGCTGGCCCAACTCGAGGCCTTCCGCGCGGGGAGCAGGCCGACCGTCCTCGATCGCCCCTGCACCGTCAACGATGGCATCGTCCGCTTGTCGCAAGCGGAGGCCGATAACCTCGCGGCCCTCTGCTCCGCCGCAGCCGCCCAGGGCCGTTGCCTTTTTTTCGTACCCGCCTCGGGCGCGGCCACCCGCATGTTCAAGGGCTTGTCCGCCATCCGGCAACGCTCCGATCGACCCGATCTCGCTGGCCTGGCCAAGGAAGCCCATCGCAACGCCGATGCGCGCGAAACCTGGGAATGGTTCACCCACGTGCGCGAGTTCGCCTTCTATCCTCCCCTGCGCGCGGCGGTGGCCCGATCCGGCGCGGATCCGGAAGCCAGCTTGGCGGCCGGGGACTACGGAACCTGGTTGGACGCCTTGCTGGGTCCCCAGGGTCTCGGTTACGCCGACCAACCCAAGGCCTTGATCCCCTTCCACGCTTCGCCCCAAGGTCCGCGCTTGGCGCTGGAGGAGCATCTCGCGGAAGCCTTCGCGCTTGGCCGCGATGCGGCCGGCCGGTGCCGCCTCCACTTCACCGTCTCTCCCGAGCACGAGGCCGCCATCCTGGCCGCCTTGGATCGGGCGCGGCGCCCCTACGAAGCGGAAGGCGTGCGTTTCGAGATCAGCCTTTCCACCCAGAAACCGTCCACGGACACCCTCGCCGCCGACGCGGAGAACCAACCCTTCCGCGATGCGGATGGGCGCCTGTTCTTCCGGCCGGCCGGCCACGGGGCCTTACTGGAAAACCTCCACCATACCGGCGGGGACCTGGTCTTCATCAAGAACATCGATAACGTGGTTCCCGAGTCGCGGCGCGCGCCGGTCTTGGCTTTCCGCCGCGTGCTGGGCGGCTACCTGGCGCATATGCAGGAACGCATCCACGCCTACAGCCGCGCGCTCGCGTCCGACCCGGACCTCCGCCTGGTGGAAGAAGCCGCCTTTTTCGCGGGTCAACGCCTGGGGGCGGTTCCGCCGGCGCCTTTGCAGGCCCCGCCCGCGAACGCGGAGGCGGTCGCGGCCAAGGCCGCATGGCTGGCGCGCGCCTTCGCCCGACCCTTACGCGTATGCGCCATGGTCAGGAACACCGGCGAGCCCGGCGGCGGTCCCTTCTGGGTGCGGCATCCCGACGGCAGCCTGCGGCCGCAAATCGTCGAAACCGCGCAAGTGGACCTTTCCCAATCGGCGCAACGGAAGATCCTGGAATCGGCCACGCATTTCAATCCGGTGGACATCGCTTGCGCCCTGCGCGATCCCGAGGGCCGGCCTTACCAGTTGCAGGACTTCGTGGATCCCTCGGCCGCGCTCATCTCGGAGAAATCGAAGGACGGAAAGCCGCTGAAAGCCCTGGAGCTGCCGGGCCTATGGAACGGATCGATGGCCTATTGGAATACGGTCTTCGTGGAAGCGCCGCTGGAGACGTTCAATCCGGTGAAGACGGTGAACGACCTGCTGCGGGAGAATCACCGGGGTTGA
- a CDS encoding DegQ family serine endoprotease → MPSRFAAPRLATTCLTAPRFAALFIGALCLSACRPDKILPARGEHPDPGPDRPGASAPGPEDAGREDASTGEDIVFDSLPASAKPRLPPGLHDFQQIFADAAEKAIPAVVSITSEHDVPASEPGRYDDYLENGPFHYFFGSPDGSRGGGPSRDGGASKDGDPSREGGSGLRSRKETGLGSGVIISSGGYILTNNHVIEGADRVKVRLSDETEYIASVVGADKPSDLAVVKIKAKLGKLPTLPLGDSDKLRIGEWVLAVGNPYGLSHTVTTGIISAKGRKNTGINNYENFLQTDAAINPGNSGGALMNLSGELIGINTAIFSRSGGYQGIGFAIPINMAKKITRDLIRDGEVTRGWLGVSIQPLDPDAAQSLKLKARDDGQAPRGALVGGVVPGSPAELAGLKRGDVIVKVGDAEIQDASDLLNRIALLIPNQFVDVRVLREGITLDFKTRIAKRDEKRVAGAHVESDEDARHPAGLSVARLSREVKQRFGLDKALGRGVVVTAVEAGSRAATAGVHEGDVVLEVNRVAVDDAEAFAVAMAQAKKGNKILMLVNRKGNVLLLGL, encoded by the coding sequence ATGCCTTCCCGTTTCGCCGCCCCGCGTCTCGCGACCACCTGTCTCACGGCCCCGCGTTTCGCGGCCCTCTTCATAGGCGCCCTGTGCTTGTCCGCCTGCCGTCCCGACAAGATCCTGCCGGCCCGCGGTGAACATCCCGATCCGGGTCCCGATCGACCCGGCGCCAGCGCTCCCGGGCCTGAAGACGCGGGACGCGAAGATGCGTCGACGGGTGAAGACATCGTATTCGATTCCTTGCCCGCCTCCGCCAAGCCGCGCTTGCCCCCGGGCCTGCACGACTTCCAGCAAATCTTCGCCGACGCCGCCGAGAAGGCCATCCCGGCGGTGGTCAGCATCACCAGCGAGCATGACGTTCCGGCCTCGGAACCGGGCCGGTACGACGATTATCTGGAGAACGGGCCTTTCCATTATTTCTTCGGGAGCCCCGATGGGTCCAGGGGCGGCGGCCCCTCGAGAGATGGCGGCGCATCGAAAGACGGGGACCCGTCCAGGGAGGGGGGGTCGGGCCTGCGGTCCCGCAAGGAGACCGGCCTCGGGTCGGGAGTGATCATCAGTTCCGGCGGATACATCCTGACCAATAACCATGTCATCGAAGGGGCGGACCGGGTCAAGGTGCGCCTCTCGGACGAGACCGAGTACATCGCCTCGGTGGTGGGCGCGGACAAGCCCAGCGATTTGGCGGTGGTGAAGATCAAGGCCAAGCTGGGCAAGCTGCCGACCCTGCCGCTGGGCGATTCGGACAAGCTACGCATCGGCGAATGGGTGCTGGCGGTGGGCAATCCGTACGGACTCTCGCATACGGTCACCACCGGGATCATATCGGCCAAGGGCCGCAAGAATACCGGCATCAACAATTACGAGAACTTCCTCCAGACCGACGCCGCCATCAATCCCGGCAACTCCGGCGGCGCCCTCATGAACCTGTCCGGCGAATTGATCGGCATCAACACCGCCATCTTTTCCCGCAGCGGAGGCTACCAGGGCATCGGCTTCGCCATCCCCATCAACATGGCCAAGAAAATCACCCGCGATTTGATCCGCGACGGCGAGGTGACGCGCGGCTGGCTGGGCGTATCCATCCAGCCCCTCGATCCCGATGCCGCGCAGTCCCTCAAGCTCAAGGCCCGCGACGACGGCCAAGCCCCGCGTGGGGCGCTGGTGGGCGGGGTCGTGCCGGGCAGCCCGGCGGAGTTGGCGGGGCTCAAGCGCGGCGACGTGATCGTGAAGGTCGGCGATGCGGAGATCCAGGATGCCAGCGATCTGCTGAACCGTATCGCCCTGCTGATCCCCAACCAATTCGTGGACGTACGGGTACTGCGGGAGGGCATTACCCTGGACTTCAAAACGCGTATCGCCAAGCGTGACGAGAAGCGCGTAGCCGGCGCCCACGTCGAATCCGATGAGGATGCCCGGCATCCGGCCGGCCTCTCGGTCGCCCGCCTGTCGCGGGAAGTAAAGCAAAGGTTCGGCCTGGATAAGGCCCTGGGGCGAGGCGTGGTCGTGACCGCCGTGGAGGCGGGTAGCCGGGCGGCTACGGCGGGCGTGCATGAAGGGGACGTGGTCCTGGAGGTGAACCGCGTGGCCGTGGACGATGCCGAGGCCTTCGCCGTGGCGATGGCCCAGGCGAAGAAGGGGAACAAGATCCTGATGCTGGTAAACCGTAAGGGAAACGTGCTGCTATTGGGCTTGTGA
- a CDS encoding S1/P1 nuclease — translation MLEIVGRKSFRVSIATACLAAALPAWPWGEFGHQVVGALAEDMLTPKAEAQVKVLLGPEGGGPTSLAAASTWADEIRTLRPATRPWHYITFQIDDAHPDVARADTPNAVTALDKEMAVLADPGADRYAREEALKWVVHLVGDLHQPLHAGEDHDKGGNLAQVKVNRRTYALHAVWDYVLLERLRLPVDSVKAMLEREIAADPAWLSRNAQGTPSRWAMETHALSPACYLLHGKRIPKGKKVQLDRDYVRAATLTSLAQLKRAGARLAFVLNRALDPGSGQPAARAPPGGAPGAAAYFTHADSLREGGDDDETASTPAVPKAGHAAKAKRGNTELARYAWSANSKVYHYSGCADVKRIRKKNLVTSDIPPPDKTLHQGCPRP, via the coding sequence TTGCTTGAAATCGTTGGCAGGAAATCGTTTCGAGTATCGATCGCGACGGCTTGTCTCGCTGCCGCCCTTCCCGCCTGGCCCTGGGGCGAGTTCGGCCATCAAGTGGTCGGCGCCTTGGCCGAAGACATGCTGACGCCCAAGGCCGAAGCGCAAGTGAAAGTATTACTGGGGCCAGAAGGCGGTGGTCCTACATCCCTGGCCGCCGCCTCCACTTGGGCCGATGAAATCCGCACCTTGCGGCCGGCGACCCGGCCCTGGCATTACATCACCTTCCAGATCGACGATGCCCATCCCGACGTCGCGCGCGCCGATACCCCGAATGCGGTCACCGCTTTGGATAAGGAAATGGCGGTGCTGGCGGATCCCGGCGCCGATCGCTACGCCCGCGAGGAGGCGCTGAAATGGGTAGTGCATCTGGTCGGCGATCTCCACCAACCGTTACACGCGGGCGAGGACCACGATAAAGGCGGCAACCTCGCGCAGGTGAAGGTGAATCGCCGCACCTATGCCTTGCACGCTGTCTGGGACTACGTGCTATTGGAACGCTTGCGGTTGCCCGTCGACAGCGTGAAGGCGATGCTGGAGCGCGAGATCGCCGCCGATCCCGCCTGGCTGTCCCGTAACGCGCAAGGTACCCCCTCGCGCTGGGCGATGGAGACCCACGCTTTGTCGCCCGCTTGCTATCTCCTGCACGGGAAGCGCATCCCCAAGGGGAAGAAAGTGCAATTGGATCGCGACTATGTGCGCGCCGCGACCCTGACCAGCCTGGCCCAGCTCAAGCGTGCGGGAGCGCGCCTGGCCTTCGTCCTCAATCGAGCCCTGGATCCCGGATCGGGACAACCCGCCGCGCGGGCCCCGCCCGGCGGGGCTCCCGGGGCCGCGGCCTATTTCACCCATGCGGACAGCCTGCGCGAAGGAGGGGACGATGACGAAACGGCTTCGACCCCCGCCGTACCGAAGGCAGGGCATGCGGCCAAGGCCAAGCGCGGGAATACCGAACTTGCGCGCTACGCCTGGAGCGCCAACTCCAAGGTGTACCATTACTCCGGGTGCGCGGACGTGAAGCGGATCCGCAAGAAGAACCTGGTTACCTCCGACATCCCTCCGCCGGATAAAACGCTCCATCAAGGTTGCCCCCGGCCTTGA
- a CDS encoding prepilin-type N-terminal cleavage/methylation domain-containing protein — protein MKFQKGFTLIELMVVIVIIGILSALAVPKMFGTSAKAKAAEVPTVISNWESLQSAYIQERGSVGDEAAIGFHNPGAESKWFTYDGNTAAGTMTATPPVAFGNCAVGDQFISIYNATTDLADHSTSHGTCLSYTPNF, from the coding sequence ATGAAGTTTCAAAAAGGGTTCACCCTCATCGAGCTGATGGTAGTCATCGTCATCATCGGTATCTTGTCGGCTCTTGCGGTGCCGAAGATGTTCGGCACGAGCGCGAAGGCCAAAGCCGCCGAGGTTCCGACCGTCATCTCGAACTGGGAATCATTGCAAAGCGCGTACATCCAGGAGCGGGGATCGGTCGGCGACGAAGCTGCCATCGGTTTCCACAATCCGGGCGCCGAATCAAAATGGTTCACTTATGATGGCAACACCGCGGCCGGTACCATGACCGCAACGCCCCCTGTCGCTTTCGGCAACTGCGCCGTAGGAGACCAATTCATTTCGATATATAATGCCACGACTGACCTGGCCGACCATAGCACCTCGCATGGTACCTGCCTGAGCTACACGCCCAATTTCTAG
- the rpiA gene encoding ribose-5-phosphate isomerase RpiA, whose protein sequence is MVGLKAAAEARDGMVVGLGTGSTATWFIRELGRRIRDEKLSIYGVSSSFACSLLAKAEGIPLLPPDQADRIDLYVDGADEVSPEKGLIKGRGAAMVGEKLLAEACDRFLVIVDEGKLVTHLGAKFPVPVEVMPAAARLVQKGIRALGGQTVLRMATGGKDGPVVSDNGNLILDVTFSGAAGAGPDWKALDAGLNALPGVVGHGLFLRYAAKSTVLVGSPSGVREIT, encoded by the coding sequence ATGGTAGGCCTCAAGGCCGCGGCGGAAGCCCGGGACGGCATGGTAGTGGGACTGGGGACAGGGTCCACCGCTACCTGGTTCATCCGGGAATTGGGCCGACGGATCCGTGATGAAAAGCTCTCCATATACGGAGTTTCCAGTTCTTTCGCCTGTTCCTTACTCGCCAAAGCCGAGGGTATTCCCTTGTTGCCGCCGGATCAAGCCGATCGAATCGATCTCTATGTCGACGGCGCGGACGAGGTTTCCCCCGAGAAAGGGCTGATCAAAGGACGGGGCGCGGCGATGGTGGGGGAAAAGCTCCTGGCCGAGGCTTGCGACCGCTTCCTCGTCATCGTGGATGAGGGAAAACTCGTGACCCACTTAGGCGCCAAGTTCCCGGTACCCGTGGAAGTGATGCCCGCCGCCGCGCGCCTGGTCCAGAAAGGGATCCGGGCCCTGGGCGGCCAAACCGTGCTGCGGATGGCGACCGGCGGGAAGGATGGGCCCGTGGTCTCCGATAACGGCAACCTCATCCTGGACGTGACTTTTTCAGGCGCCGCAGGCGCCGGGCCGGATTGGAAGGCCTTGGACGCCGGCCTCAACGCCTTGCCGGGCGTGGTCGGGCACGGCCTCTTCCTCCGTTATGCCGCCAAATCCACCGTGCTGGTCGGGTCGCCTTCCGGCGTCCGCGAGATTACCTGA